Part of the Halopseudomonas maritima genome, GGGTTATCGCTGCCCTTGTACTCGACCCGAATCGGGGTGCCCTTTAGCTTGAGCACCTTGCGGAAGGTATTTTCCAGATAGCGCGTGTAGGAACGCGGCACAGAGTCAACCTGGTTGCCGTGCACTACGATGATCGGCGGATTGGAGCCACCCAGGTGCGCGTAACGCAGCTTGATCCGGCGGCCGTTGACCATCGGCGGCTGGTGCTCGGTCACCGCATCTTCCAGGATCTCGGTCATGCGGCGGGTCGGAATCTTGGTCATCGCTGCGCTGTAAGCCTGATCGACCGACTTGTACAGCAGGCCCACGCCACTGCCATGCAGTGCCGAGATAAAATGCAGGTCGGCAAACTGGGCGAAAATCAGCCGGCGTTCCAGCTCGGTCTTCACGTAGTCCTTTTCTTCCTGCGCCATGCCGTCCCACTTGTTGACGGCAATTACCAATGCGCGGCCGGCTTCCAGCACAAAGCCCAGCAGGTGCAAGTCCTGCTCGACGATACCCTCACGGGCGTCGATCACAAAGACCACCACGTTGGCATCCTGAATCGCCTGCAGGGTCTTGATCACCGAGAACTTCTCAATGGCCTCGAACACCTTGCCGCGACGACGCACACCGGCGGTGTCGATCAGCGTGTAGGGCTTTTCATGGCGCTCATAGGGAATGTAGATACTGTCGCGGGTGGTACCGGCCTGGTCAAACACCACAACCCGGTCTTCACCCAGCATGCGGTTGACCAGCGTGGACTTGCCCACGTTGGGGCGGCCGATAATCGCGATCTTGGTGCCGATGGGTTCAACGACCCGCCCCTCTTCACCGGTAACCTGCAAGCTTTCGTCGTTGAGCACCGCATCCAGCATCGGGTTGATGTTGCGCCCGTGCGCCGCCGCGATACCCAGCGGCTGCCCCAGACCCAGGGTGGCAAACTCGCCCAGAATCGCGTCCGGATCAGCCCCGTCAATCTTGTTGGCAATCAGATAGGTGTGCTTGTTGCGCTTGCGCAGGTGCGCGGCAATCTGCTCGTCACCGGCGGTGCGGCCTGCGCGTGCATCCACCAGAAACAGCACGGCGTCGGCCTCTTCGATGGCCTGCAGGGATTGCCCGGCCATCATCAGATCCAGGCCCTGTTCATCGCCGCTGATACCACCGGTATCGACAACGATATAAGGCTTGCCCTGCCATACGGCCTCGCCGTACTGGCGATCACGGGTCAACCCGGAGACGTCGGCAACAATGGCGTCGCGACTCTTGGTCAGACGGTTGAACAACGTGGATTTGCCGACATTCGGCCGCCCCACCAGGGCGATGACAGGAACCATGATTACTCCGCGCACATCTGCTGTGCAGAAAAAACAAAACGGCCGTTACACCTGACTGTGTAACGGCCGGGAAAGTATAACCGCTTTTCGGCTTACTTCAGCTTGTAGGCAGCCAGATCGCCGCTGTTGCCATAAACAAACAGCAGGTCGCCCACAGTGATCGGCGCTGCGCGCAGGCCATCACCATCGACGCGCACCCGACCGGCCATGCGACCATCGGTCTGAGCCAGCAAGTGCAGGTAGCCTTCAAAGTCACCGACGGCCACGTAGTTGCTGAACGCAACCGGCGCGGTCAGCTGGCGACGGGCCAACACATCCGTCTCCCACAGCTCGCGACCGCCACTGGCATCCAGCGCCTGCACGGTGCCGTCTGCCTCACTGATATAGACACTGCCGAAGCCCGCACCGGGGCCGGCATAGCTGGACGTGGCGTACTGCCAGAGCGAGCGACCGGACTGGACATCCAGCGCCGCAACGTTGCCTTGAAAAGACACCACATACAGGGTCTGGTCATTCAGCAGCAGACGGCCGTCGATATCGACCATGCGCTCCAGCTCTGAGCGACCGGACGGCTGAGCCACGCGCTGCTCCCACATCGGAATACCAGTATCGGCAGACAGCGCAACGACCTTGCCGCTGGCCAGACCGGCAAACACCTGACGTACATCCACCAGCGGCTCGCTGTGGCCTCGCACCGTGAGCACCGGCATGGTGGACTCATAGATCCAGCGCTGCTCGCCGCTGCTGATATCCAGCGCGACCAGTTTGTCATCCTGGGTTTGCACCACGACCACGTCACCATTGGTCTGCGGTGCTGCCAGCACTTCACTGGAGACGTGCGCGCGCCACTTCTCGCTGCCGTCCTCTTCGTCCAGGGTAATCACCTGGCCATCGAGCGTGCCAACCAGCACCAAGCCACCGCCCGCACCCACAGCGCCAGACAGAGGCTCCTTCAGTTTGACTTCCCACTTTTTATCGCCAGACTCACGATCCAGGGCAACCACTCGGCCCTTGGCGTCAGCGGCGTATAGTGTCAGGCCGTCCAGCGCAGGTGTCAGATTGTTGTACAAATCACCCTGACCCACGCCGATGTTGCGCTTCCAGACACGGTCCAGCTCAACTTCGGCATCAAACTTTTCCAGCTCGGCCGGCGGCAGCTCCTTGCTTGAGCTGCAGCCCACCGTGATAGCGGCCGCCAGGCCCAGGATCAGACAACGGGACAACATCTTCACTAGGCTTCCTCCGCCAGATCATCAAGTTTCAGTTGCAGCTGAGGACGAGCCGAGGCGTCTGCCAGCGCTTCGACGGCAGCCTGGTAGGCGGCGCGAGCCTCCTCCTTGCGACCGAGGCTGACCAGCAGGTCGCCACGTACTTCTTCGCGGCTGGCGGTCAGCTCAGACCCGCTGACCGGGGCAGACAACAGTTCAAGCGCCTCGTCAGCGCGATCAAGCTGGGCCAGCACACGGGCCAGTCGCTGACGCGCCACTTCCTGCAGGGCCTCGTCCTTGCTGCCGTCGACCAGATCACGCAGGCTTTGTTCGGCCCCCGGGAAGTCTCGCGCCTCAACAGCCAGTCGCGCCTGCATCAGGGCAGCAAAATCGGCATAGCGTGTGCTGTCGTAGTCGCTGCGCAGCTGTGCTGCCAGCTCGGCGGCGCGCGCACGGGAGGCCTCGGTATCGCTTGCCAGCACGGCTTCCATCATCGACTGATAAAGGGTGGACGCGTTCTGCGCCTGCGTGTTTTCGTAGTTCTGCCAGGCGTTCCAGCCGAACACACCGGCCAGTGCCAGCGCTACACCGGTCAACAGCGGCGCGCCATGACGGTTCCAAAGGTCCCGCAGTTTCTCAACCTGTTCTTCTTCTGTGTCGTAAGCCACGCAATGCTCCTTAGCGGTACCAAGAACGGTGTTCGCCGTTCAGATAATCTCTGCAAGCCGAGCGGGCAGTGCCTGCCAGCTCAGGTTTTCCTGTTCTGCGCCACTACGCAGCGGCTTGAGGCCAATCTGCTCAGCAGCAACCTCGTCTTCACCCAGCACCAGCGCATACAGCGCACCGGATTTATCCGCCTTCTTGAACTGGCTCTTGAAGCTGCCGCCACCGGCGTGAACCACCAGACGTAGTTGCGGCACTGCATCGCGCAGCTGTTCCGCCAGGCGCAGGCCGGCCAGTTCAGCGGCTTCACCCAGGGTGACGAGGTAGACATCGACCTGACGGGCCAGTTCAGCAGGCACCTGATCGAGGGTCTCGATCAGCAGCAGCAATCGCTCCATGCCCATCGCAAAACCCACCGCCGGGGCAGGCTTGCCGCCTAGCTGGGTGACCAGACCATCGTAACGGCCGCCAGCACATACCGTGCCTTGGGCGCCCAGTTGATCGGTGACCCATTCGAACACCGTCAGACCGTAGTAGTCCAGCCCACGCACCAGGCGCGGGTTGATTTCGTAGGGAATGCCCACAGCGTCCAGCAGCTTGCGCAAGCCATCAAAATGCGCACGCGCCTCATCGTTCAGGTAATCGGCCAACTTCGGCGCATCCACCAGTAGCGCCTGGGTATCGGGGTTCTTGCTGTCGAGAATCCGCAGCGGGTTGCTGGCCAGGCGGCGCTGGCTGTCTTCGTCCAGTTGATCAAAACGCGCCTTGAGATAGGCGACCAGATCGTCACGGTAGCGCGCGCGATCTTCCGAACTGCCCAGGCTGTTCAGTTCCAGCTTGACTGCACCACTGATGCCCAGACGCTGCCACAGGCGCCAGGACAGCACGATCAGCTCGGCGTCTACGTCCGGGCCGGCAAAGTTGAAGGTTTCCACGCCGATCTGATGGAACTGGCGGTAGCGCCCCTTCTGCGGCCGTTCGTGACGGAACATCGGGCCGGTGTACCAGACCTTGTGACCCACGCCGCCGCCCAGCAGGCCGTGCTGCAGCATGGCGCGCACGCAGCCAGCAGTACCTTCAGGGCGCAGGGTCAGGGAGTCGCCATTGCGGTCGTCGAAGGTGTACATCTCCTTCTCGACAATATCGGTTACCTCACCGATCGAACGCTTGAACAGCTCGGTGGGCTCAACGATGGGCAGGCGGATCTGCTGATAACCGTAGCCAGCCAGCAGATCTGCTACGGTGCGCTCCAGATACTGCCAGAGCGCGCTGTCGGCGGGCAGGATGTCGTTCATGCCGCGCACGGCTTGCAGGGTCTTCAAAGTCGCTTTCCTAAATGCTTGGCCGCTCAGCCGCGGGCGATGGTATTGGCTTCCACCGCCTGCTTGGCTGCGACCTTGTCTCGAATCATTTTTTCCAGCCGGTCGACCAGCTCCAGGTTGTCCACCTTCTGGTCCGGCTTGCCGTCCTGATAGATCAGGTTGTTCGGCGTGCCGCCGGTCAGGCCGATATCGGCCTCCTTGGCTTCGCCCGGGCCGTTGACCACGCAACCGATCACTGCCACATCCATCGGCGTGAGCACATCCTCAAGACGCGTCTCCAGCTCGTTCATGGTTTTGACCACGTCGAAGTTCTGTCGCGAGCAGCTGGGGCAGGCAATAAAGTTGATGCCACGCGAGCGCAGGCGCAGGGACTTGAGGATGTCGAAGCCGACACGAATCTCTTCAACCGGATCAGCCGCCAACGAAATACGGATGGTATCGCCAATGCCTTCTGCCAGCAGCATGCCAAGTCCGACCGCCGACTTCACGGTGCCGGAGCGCAGGCCGCCGGCTTCGGTGATACCCAGGTGCAACGGCTGTTCGATCTGCTTGGCCAGCAGGCGATAAGCCTCCACCGCCATGAATACATCGGACGCCTTGACGCTGACTTTGAAGTCTTGGAAGTCCAGGCGATCCAGGTGCTCGACATGACGCAGGGCCGACTCGACCAGCGCCGCCGGAGTCGGCTCACCGTATTTCTTCTGCAGGTCCTTTTCCAGCGAACCGGCGTTAACGCCAATGCGGATCGGAATGCCGTTATGACGCGCGGCGTCGACCACCGCCTTGACGCGGTCCTCACGGCCAATATTGCCGGGATTGATGCGCAGGCAGTCGACACCCAGATCAGCCACGCGCAGGGCAATCTTGTAGTCGAAGTGGATATCCGCAACCAGGGCAATGCCCACTTGCTTGCGAATGTCACCAAAGGCCTCCGCGGCCTCCATGCTGGGTACCGAAACCCGAACAATATCGGCGCCCACCTCTTCCAGACGCCGAATCTGGGCCACGGTAGCGGCCACATCGCAGGTCTCGGTATTGGTCATGCTCTGCACTGAAATCGGCGCATCACCGCCAACCAGTACCGAACCCACCTTGATCTGCCGGGAAACGCGCCGTTTTACGGGCGACTGATGCTGCATAACGTGCTGACCTCCTACTCGCCGAGGCGCATGCGGACAACGCCCGAACGCCCCTGCGGCGGCAGTGTGACGGAATTACCCTGAAAACGAATCTCGGTGACCGCGCTGCGATCACCAATAACCAGATCGACCGGGCCGCTGTGGTTCAAATCAAGCGCCTGCCCTTCACGCATCAGCCCGCTGTGCAGCACACCGCCACCGACCGCGGATACCTGAACCCAGCAATCGGCAGCGACGCTCAGATACAGACCAGCCGCTGTCGGCGCAGCGGGCTCAGCCTCGGCGGACGCTGACTCTGCTGTTTCAGTGACCTCAGGTGCAGACTGTTCAACCTCGCCATCACCCTGAGGCGCCGGCGCGACGTGCTGCTCGGTGGCCGGCGCAGACTCCTCGCCCGGCTGCTCGACCGGCAGCAAATCTGCGGGCAAGCCGCCGGCTTGCTCGGCAATGGCTTCGGGCAACGTAATGGCATCCACTTCAACGTCGTCGAGCAACGCCTGGCCTGCCAGCTCGTCCAGCGCCGGCAACGGCTCAGGCGCGGGCTGACTGGTCTCGTACCACCACAGCGCAGACAGCACCAGCGCCAAAATGATAATGAGCGAGCTCCACCACATCAGGGTGCGGCCGCTGCGGCTTGGTGCCTGGATGCGGGCAATGCTGCTCACTGCGCGTTCACGCGCCTCGATACCGCGCTCCTGATCGAAAGCCAGCGCCATGCGGGTCGGGTCCAGGCCCATCAAGCGGGCATAACCACGAATGTAGCCGCGGGCGAAGGTGTCACCGGGCAGTCGGTCGTAGTTACCCTGCTCTATGCCCTCGACCGCCTGACGGGAAATTTTCAGCTCCTGCGCCACCTCGGCGACCGACATGCTGCGTGCTTCACGCGCTTCACGCAGTACCTGACCGGGGCGCCCGAGGGGGCCTGTTTGTGCCATGTCTGCCACTGCATCATGACGCTCGGAACTCATGATTATTCGGACTCCACAAGCGCTTTCGCTTCGGGACTATTGGGATAAAGACGTTTTAGTTGCAGGCCGTAACTGACGGCCTTGCTGTGATCTTCAAAGCGACGCGCCAACTGCACGCCAAGCCACAAACTGGGCGCATTCTGGCTGGATAGCTGGTCAAAACGACGATAGTGAGTCCACGCCGGAACAAACTCCCCCGCCGCAAACTCCAGCTGCGCCAGCTCCAGCAACGCCCTTGGCTGGCGGCTGTTCAGGCGCAGCGAGCGTTCAAGATTCTCCCGCGCCGAGGCGGAGTCACCCATGCGCAGATAGGTAATACCCATATTCTCGAACACCCGCGAGCGTTCGCTGTAGAGGGTATCAGCCGCGGCCTTCTGGAAATAGTTCAGCGCCTCGGCATAGCGTTCGCGATCCAGCAGGAAGGCACCGTAGTTGTTCAGGATACGCGCGTTACCCGCGTCGGCGGACAACGCTGAGCGAAAGTGCTCTTCCGCAGCGTCGTACTCGCCTTCCTGCTGAAACACCAGCGCCAGCACCATATGAGCCGACGCCGAGCGCGGGTCCAACTTCAGGGCTTCACTGAGCGGCTGCTTGGCGCGCTCGGTCTCACCTTTTTGCAAATAACCAATACCCAGCTGGATGTAGGCATCGCGAGCCGCGTCCGGATCCACCTTGCGAGGCACATCCCCGGTCGTGACGCAGCCCGCCAACAGCAGGCTGAGTAGTAGGATCGCGGCGCTTGGCTTGCTCATGTCAACATCCTTTCCGGCTTGAGTAGTTAACCCGCGTTACGCTGCCCGCGCTCAGTGGCATCGGCCGCCTCGGCAAGCTGGCGCACGGCAATATAGCGTTCGCTGCGGCGGGTGCGGTCCATCACCTGACCAACCAGTTGGCCACAGGCAGCGTCGATATCTTCTCCCCGGGTAGTACGCACGGTGACGTTATAGCCAGCGTTATGCAACATGTCCTGGAAACGGCGGATAGCATTGTTGCTCGGTCGCTCGTAACCGGAATACGGGAAGGGGTTGAAGGGGATCAGGTTGATCTTGCACGGGATATCGCGCAGCAGCTCGATCATCTCGGCAGCATGCTCGGGTTGATCGTTGACGCCCTTGAGCAGGGTGTACTCAATGGTCAGCGAGCGCTTTTCGCCAAGCCCGGCGATGTAGCTCTTGCAGGCTGGCAGCAGCACTTCCAGCGGGTACTTCTTGTTTAGGGGCACCAGCTCGTTGCGCAATGCGTTGTTCGGCGCATGCAGCGACAGCGCCAGGGCAACATCCATATCCTCGGCCAGCTTGTTGATCATCGGCACCACGCCCGAGGTCGACAGCGTCACCTTACGCTTGGAAATACCGTAGCCCAGATCGTCCATCATTAACGTCATGGCATCCACAACGTTGTCGTAATTCAGTAGCGGCTCACCCATGCCCATCATCACCACGTTGGTGACGGCACGGTCGGCGGTTGCCGGTACAGAGCCAAAGGACTTGCTGGCGATCCACACCTGGCCAATGATCTCGGCCACGGTCAGGTCGCTGTTGAAGCCCTGTTTGCCGGTCGAGCAGAAGCTGCAGTCCAGCGCACAACCCGCCTGGGAGGACACGCACAGGGTGCCACGTCCGTTCTGCGGAATGTACACGGTCTCAACGCAACTGCCCGAGGCAACCCGCACGACCCACTTGCGTGTGCCGTCGCGGGAAATATCCTCGCTGACAACTTCGGGACCGCGAATTTCGGCGTTGGCCTTGAGCTTTTCGCGCAGGGCCTTGCCGATATTGGTCATGTCATCGAAGTTGTCCACGCCATAGTGATGCATCCATTTCATGACCTGGCCGGCACGAAAACGCTTCTCTCCCAATCCTTCGAAGAAAGCTTCCAGTTTCTGCTGTGTCAGACCCAGCAGATTGGTCTTGCTGGTGGTATCAGTCATGGCAATCACATCACTCGGCTGAGAGAACCAAACCCGGCCTTAGCGCGGGCAGAGTTCAGTTTCGGCGAAGAAGTAGGCCACTTCACGGGCAGCGGAAGTGGTGGAGTCGGAACCGTGCACGGCGTTGGCATCGATGGACTCGGCGAAGTCGGCGCGGATAGTGCCGGCAGCAGCTTCTTTCGGGTTGGTAGCGCCCATCAGGTCACGGTTCTTCAGGACCGCGCCCTCGCCTTCCAGCACTTGTACAACAACTGGGCCAGAGGTCATGAAGCCAACCAGATCCTTGAAGAAGGGGCGCTCTTTGTGCTCGGCGTAGAAGCCTTCGGCATCGGTCTGGGACAGCTGAACCATCTTGGCTGCAACAACGCGCAGACCAGCCTTTTCAAAACGGGTCAGAATCTCGCCAATAACGTTCTTGGCAACGGCATCGGGCTTGATGATGGACAGGGTGCGTTCAACGGCCATAAAACTCTCCAGACAGATAGTTACAGAATGAAATTACAAAAGATGGTTAACCTGCGGATTATACGCAGGTTAACGACAAATAGATAACAGTGCGCGGTCAGGCACTGCGCAGGCGCGGCACCACCTGACAGATGACCTCGGCAGCGCGCTGCACGTCGTCCGCGGTGGTATAACGCCCTAGCGACAGTCGAATGGAGCTGTGCGCCAGCTCGTCGCTCACACCGATGCCACGCAGCACATAAGAGGGCTCGACAGCAGCCGAGGTACAGGCCGAGCCACTGGACAGGGCAAGCTCCTTGAGCGACAACAACAGCAGCTCCCCATCAACACCGGCAAAGGCCAGGTTCAGGTTATGCGGCACGCGCGCCTCTGCACTGCCGTTCAGACTGACGCCCTCAAGCCCGGCCAGCCCTGCCAGCAGCAGCTCGCGCAGCTCGCCGATGCGCGCAACCTCGCCCTCACGAAGCTGGCCTGCCAGCTCGAACGCCGCCCCCATACCGACCAACTGATGGGTGGCCAGCGTACCCGAGCGCAGGCCGCGCTCGTGTCCGCCACCGTGAATCTGCGCCTGCGGACGCGGTGTAAGACCACGACGCACAAAGAGCGCACCCACGCCCTTGGGCCCGTAGGTCTTGTGAGCACTGAAGGACATCAGATCAACCGGCAGGCTTTTCAGGTCAATCGGCAGCTTGCCCGTGGCCTGCGCCGCATCCACATGAAATACCGCGCCAGACACCTGCGCGACCTGACCCAGCGCCCGAATATCGTTGACCGTGCCAATCTCGTTGTTCACCTGCATCAACGACACCAGCACAGTATCCTCGCGCAGCGCAGCCTGCAGCTGCGCCGGACTGATCACACCGGAGGCGTCCGGCTGCAGCAGGGTGACCTCAAAGCCATCCTGCTCCAACTGCTTGAAGCAGTCCAGCACAGCCTTGTGTTCGATAACGGAGGTGATCAGGTGGCGTCCACGCGAGCTAAGCGCGTGCGCCATACCCTTGATGGCCAGATTGTTCGATTCGGTCGCACCCGAGGTCCAGACGATCTCGCGCGGATCGGCGCCGACCAGATCAGCCACCTGACGCCGGGCGTTCTCTGCCGCCTCTTCGGCTTTCCAGCCGTAGACATGCGAGCGCGAGGCCGGATTGGCAAAATTGCCATCCATGGTCAGGCAGGCAACCATTTTCTCGGCAACCGCCGGATCAACCGGCGTAGTCGCCGCATAATCCAGATAAATAGGCTGTTTCATATCACCTCAGGCCTTGCTGTCGCTGGCAGCGTCTGCATCAACCGACGATTGCGACTCATCCTTGAGCAGCTCGAAATCCTCACCACCCAGGGTTGGCAGCTCCTTGGCGCAGTAATCGCTGCCAAGCTCGCTCAACGCCTTGCACATACCTTCAAGCCGGCCGTCGACGGCATGCATGTGGTCAAGCATCTGCCCGATGGCCCGCGCCACCGGGTCCGGCATATCACGGCTCACACCGTAGGCATCAAAGCCCAGCTTCTCAGCCATCGCCTCACGCTTGACCTGCTGCTCCGTCTTGACCTCAGGCTCCGGCTCTTTGGGGATAATGCGGCCCGGAATACCCACCGCCGTGGCACCGGCAGGCACCGCCTTGGTGACCACCGCGTTGGAGCCGATCTTGGCGCCAGCCCCAACAGTGAAAGGCCCAAGCACCTTGGCACCGGCGCCCACCACCACACCGTCTTCCAGCGTAGGGTGGCGCTTGCCCTGATCCCAACTGGTGCCACCCAGCGTCACACCCTGATAGAGGGTGACGTCATCACCGATTTCGGTGGTCTCACCGATAACCACGCCAAAGCCGTGATCGATAAAGAAGCGGCGACCAATCTGCGCGCCAGGGTGAATCTCTATCCCGGTCAGCCAGCGCGCCAGGTGCGACACCATGCGCGCCAGCAAAAAGGCGCGACGCTCCCACAGCGCATGCGCCACTCGATGCAACCAGACCGCATGCAAGCCGGGATAGCAGGTCAGCACTTCCAGCGTGTTGCGCGCGGCAGGGTCACGATGGAATACGCTGGCGATATCTTCTTTCATGCGAGCAAACATGGTCAGGGTCTCCGCTCACCGGCCGCTTTTACGCCGATGGCCTTCTGGGTTTCGGTCAAGATGCCACGCAGGATGTTCATTTCCATCCGGTTGAGGTGCACCCGCCCGTAGAGGCGACGCAAACGCGGCAACAGCTGCCGTGGTTTCTGTGGGTCATGGAAGCCGATTTCAACCAGCACCTGCTCCAGATGCTGATAAAACTGCTCCAACTCCCCTGCCGTCGCCGGAATTTCGTTGAACACGGCCGTCGTCTCGACCTTGTGCATCTTGGTCGGCGCACCCTCGCGCTGCAGACCCTGCATACGTAGCTCGTAAGCTAGCACCTGCACAGCGGCCGCCAGATTCAGCGAGCTGAAATCAGGCATGGAGGGGATATGCACGTGATACTGACAGCGCTGCAGCTCGTCCGTGGTGAGCCCCGAATCCTCTCGACCGAATACCAGTGCAATCTGCGCCTCGGGCAGCGCGGCATGGTCAAGCACCATGTCTGCCGCCTCGCGCGGATCAACCACCGGCCAGGGGATACGGCGATCACGCGCACTGGTTCCCATTACCAGGGTGCAGTCGGCAATAGCGTCGTCCAAGGTCGCAACGATGCGCGCATTACTGAGCACATCATCAGCGCCGGAGGCACGAGAATTGGCATCAGGATCGGGGAAGCGGACCGGATCGACCAGCACCAGCTGGTTCAGGCCCATATTTTTCATGGCTCTGGCGGCGCCGCCAATGTTGCCCGGATGACTGGTGTTGACCAACACCACACGCACGTTATTCAGCACAGCGGACCCTTCACGCCGGAAAATGGACCCTGCATCTTACAAAAGCCGCGCGCTGATAGCCATGATCCATTTCTGTTCACCTGCACATCTGCTACAATTTCCGGCTTTTCATCATTCCCCCGACAGAGACATAGCCTTATGCAGCCCATGCTGAACATCGCCCTGCGTGCCGCGCGCAGCGCAGGAGAGCTCATTTACCGTTCCATGGAACGCCTTGATGTGCTCACCGTGGACGAAAAGGACGCGCGCGATTATGTGTCGGAAGTGGATCGCGCCGCCGAGCAGGCCATCATCAGCCAACTGCGCAAGGCCTATCCGGACCACAGCATCCAGGCCGAAGAAAGCGGCTTTCAGCCGGGCCACGGCGAAGGCGCGGACACCGTCTGGATCATCGACCCATTGGACGGCACCACCAATTTCATCCGTGGCGTACCGCACTTCGCCATCAGCATTGCCTGCCGGGTAAAAGGCCGTATCGAACACGCCGTGGTGCTGGATCCGATCCGCCAGGAAGAATTTACCGCCAGCCGCGGCCGCGGCGCGGCCCTCAACGGTCGCCGCCTGCGCGTCAGCAACCGCAAGACCCTCGATGGCGCACTGCTGGGCACCGGCTTCCCCTTCCGTGCCAACCAGCTCGATTCACTGGACAACTACCTGGGCATGTTCCGCAGCCTGGTCGGCCAGACCGCCGGCATCCGCCGCGCCGGCGCCGCCAGCCTGGACCTGGCCTACGTGGCCGCTGGCCGCTTCGACGCTTTCTGGGAATTCGGCCTGGCCGAGTGGGATATGGCCGCAGGCGCTCTGCTGATCCAGGAAGCGGGCGGGC contains:
- the ndk gene encoding nucleoside-diphosphate kinase, translated to MAVERTLSIIKPDAVAKNVIGEILTRFEKAGLRVVAAKMVQLSQTDAEGFYAEHKERPFFKDLVGFMTSGPVVVQVLEGEGAVLKNRDLMGATNPKEAAAGTIRADFAESIDANAVHGSDSTTSAAREVAYFFAETELCPR
- a CDS encoding IscS subfamily cysteine desulfurase; its protein translation is MKQPIYLDYAATTPVDPAVAEKMVACLTMDGNFANPASRSHVYGWKAEEAAENARRQVADLVGADPREIVWTSGATESNNLAIKGMAHALSSRGRHLITSVIEHKAVLDCFKQLEQDGFEVTLLQPDASGVISPAQLQAALREDTVLVSLMQVNNEIGTVNDIRALGQVAQVSGAVFHVDAAQATGKLPIDLKSLPVDLMSFSAHKTYGPKGVGALFVRRGLTPRPQAQIHGGGHERGLRSGTLATHQLVGMGAAFELAGQLREGEVARIGELRELLLAGLAGLEGVSLNGSAEARVPHNLNLAFAGVDGELLLLSLKELALSSGSACTSAAVEPSYVLRGIGVSDELAHSSIRLSLGRYTTADDVQRAAEVICQVVPRLRSA
- the cysE gene encoding serine O-acetyltransferase, yielding MFARMKEDIASVFHRDPAARNTLEVLTCYPGLHAVWLHRVAHALWERRAFLLARMVSHLARWLTGIEIHPGAQIGRRFFIDHGFGVVIGETTEIGDDVTLYQGVTLGGTSWDQGKRHPTLEDGVVVGAGAKVLGPFTVGAGAKIGSNAVVTKAVPAGATAVGIPGRIIPKEPEPEVKTEQQVKREAMAEKLGFDAYGVSRDMPDPVARAIGQMLDHMHAVDGRLEGMCKALSELGSDYCAKELPTLGGEDFELLKDESQSSVDADAASDSKA
- the trmJ gene encoding tRNA (cytosine(32)/uridine(32)-2'-O)-methyltransferase TrmJ translates to MLNNVRVVLVNTSHPGNIGGAARAMKNMGLNQLVLVDPVRFPDPDANSRASGADDVLSNARIVATLDDAIADCTLVMGTSARDRRIPWPVVDPREAADMVLDHAALPEAQIALVFGREDSGLTTDELQRCQYHVHIPSMPDFSSLNLAAAVQVLAYELRMQGLQREGAPTKMHKVETTAVFNEIPATAGELEQFYQHLEQVLVEIGFHDPQKPRQLLPRLRRLYGRVHLNRMEMNILRGILTETQKAIGVKAAGERRP
- the suhB gene encoding inositol monophosphatase family protein, with product MQPMLNIALRAARSAGELIYRSMERLDVLTVDEKDARDYVSEVDRAAEQAIISQLRKAYPDHSIQAEESGFQPGHGEGADTVWIIDPLDGTTNFIRGVPHFAISIACRVKGRIEHAVVLDPIRQEEFTASRGRGAALNGRRLRVSNRKTLDGALLGTGFPFRANQLDSLDNYLGMFRSLVGQTAGIRRAGAASLDLAYVAAGRFDAFWEFGLAEWDMAAGALLIQEAGGLCSDFSGGHQFLDKGQIVAGNPKCFKAVLTAIQPHLK